In Actinomycetota bacterium, a genomic segment contains:
- a CDS encoding NifU family protein produces the protein MDDLDALLTHLEELLESLQEFDEPIQEQVFDLLDGIDVLHRMALTHLGDALSDQVDLNELRQAHPAISWLFDAYAVGVDERAAAEQALEEIRPYIHSHGGEVEILEVQDGVVHVRMSGACAGCTASAVTLREGVESSLREHFPGFMHLTVEDDEAEPHAPPGPTLVQLQSGPPPGFE, from the coding sequence ATGGATGACCTCGACGCTCTGCTAACCCACCTCGAGGAACTACTGGAGTCCCTCCAGGAGTTCGACGAGCCGATCCAGGAGCAGGTGTTCGACCTGCTCGATGGCATCGACGTCCTGCACCGCATGGCGCTGACGCACCTCGGGGATGCTCTGAGCGACCAGGTCGATCTGAACGAGCTGCGCCAGGCTCATCCGGCGATCTCCTGGCTGTTCGATGCCTACGCGGTCGGGGTCGACGAGCGGGCCGCGGCGGAGCAGGCTCTGGAGGAGATCCGCCCCTACATCCACTCCCACGGCGGCGAGGTCGAGATCCTCGAGGTCCAGGACGGCGTCGTCCACGTCCGCATGAGCGGGGCCTGCGCAGGCTGCACCGCCTCAGCGGTGACCCTCCGAGAAGGTGTCGAGAGCTCGCTGCGGGAGCACTTCCCCGGGTTCATGCACCTGACGGTGGAGGACGACGAGGCCGAGCCGCACGCCCCGCCGGGGCCGACCCTGGTACAGCTGCAGTCGGGACCGCCGCCCGGCTTCGAGTGA